The stretch of DNA TTTGGTCTAGGCGTAGTTTCCTTAATAtgatacctccttgtattgagATTGATTTGATGAATGAAAGCTCTTAAGTTTGTTCctgtgaaaaaaaaaaactacttattattaatatatttttaatacttaGATTATTCTAACAACAAAAATTGTATTAAGATTATATAATCTCTCAAAACTCTCTTttaatatacttttttttaatttcttcaaaTTAGAGGAATTTGTGATTCGAAGAAAAATAAACCCTCTATAGCCCTCTCTCAAATCCTAGTTAATTTCACTgtatttttcttttatgtttttgctcCCTCCTCATCCTCAAAAATCTTGTGTCTTTTAAAGTATATGTCTGAGAGCATCTAATAATAAATGATGTTCTGTGCAATATGATTAATCAAATTCAAAGAATTGTGTCACTTATATAAAGtgaattacaaaacaaaggtgtGTTAACAATGGATATTCTAAACATGTGTAATTTGGCTAATCAATTCCAAAGAATCGTGTCACTTGTATTAAATCAAGTATACACCAAAGGTAAAATATTCAATCAAGTATACACCAAAGGTAAAATATTCAAAGCGCGAAACAATTTTGTAGACATTAGTTCAGAAACCATACATGATGGTGTATTTCCCAAATTTTAGAGTCTTTTAAGGAGCAAGTTGCGCTTAACAAAATATACAGGTGAATTATCCGATGTTAAAAGCAATtcatttttgtaataaaagcaTACTTGAAAGCAAGATTCAACATCATTAGAATAGCTGAAAGAATaataataccaaaaaaaaaaaaagaatagctGAAAGAATATGAATTTATTAAAATCATAAATCGGCAAAAACATGATAAGTTTTGGAGTCTCGAGCAATAAGCCGTAGTGCTGCAATAGTTGCTGCAACAGACATGACGGCAAAGAAACAAATGTTGAGCCAATGCCATAGCTTTTGAGTGGATTTTAGTTTGTTCTTATTTGCCCTTAGGTACATATGGTGTGCAAGAATAAATGTAAGAGGAAATGTGCTTATAGCTCCAGTAAGGCTCATGAAATCTCCAAGGAATGGCAAAAGAGCTGATACAAATGTGTTCAAAGCCATGTAGCCACCTCTGACCAAAACTCGAAATGACAAATTCTTAAAAGCCAGAGCACTTCCTTTGATTCCATGTTTTGTATCCAAATACTCATACATTGGACTTGCAAATATCTACCAGAAAAGCATAAGAGAGGCTATTAGGATTTAGGACAGTGCAAAAGTAACAATGTTTTAAAGCAACAAAGTATTAGTTTAGAAGTTATCACATGCAATGCAATGACTGATTGAAGAAAGGCTGCAATATTGGCCAATGCCTTCACCCATATTGGACCATTGACATTATTCAACAAATAGGTTTCTGTTGAAGATCCATAAGCCCAGTAACCTGCGAATGTAACCAAATATAATGGCAAAACTCCGACGGTAAACTGAAAGTATAGGGCTTTCATCATGTTCTTGACAACGGGCTGTCTGATCGTCGCCTATTATTCAAAAATGGAAATGTTACGAGTTCACAAAAATATCCAGGAAGAAAAAAGTAATATGAGTTTTAATCATTCATCATACCTGTATCTCAGGAAGCATTCCTGTGTTATACGCGAACACAAGATTTGCAGACGCTCCAATTGTTGTAAATATTTTACTTGTCGATTCCCCCGAAATACCATAATCTCGAGGTGGAGATTTTATTCCTAATAATAAACTGTTGATTAGTATGCAAATTCGCACTGAATTTACCAAGCATAGTGAAAAGCAATTGCTGTCAATGATTGATTACGTACAATTTCTAAAAACATGAACATGAATAACAGAAAGAGCAATAAAACATTACCATCTTTTAGTGACAGTACAAGTGCTATGACAATGTATACGAGGCTTAAGACCGTTGAAAATCCGAGCCAAACTCCAAGAGCTGAGAGATGAGGAATACAAATGGCAAACATTGCACACACAAGTCCAGCTATGGCAATAAAATGTGGAAGCTTCATCATATCATCATCCCTAAATAGGACATAAACAGCCTGCACGATAAATAATAAACACGTTTAGGAAAAATTCTCAGCAGAAGATTTGTTGGACTATATCTATATGATATACAACCATTCATTCTATAATGTAATTATTTGTGATTGAAATTCTAGAAAACAGAAGATATATAATCGTTGGATTATGTTATGTTACCTTCAAAGCTGAACCCGCCAAAATGATGTAGCCAGTATTTATCATGAAAAGATTGACATACTGCAGAGTCCATGTGAGTGAATATATTTTTTTACCTACAATGAAAACGGAATAAACATAAGCAACTATGCTATGTTATGCTTATTTACACAACAAAATGACACGAAAAACACGTTTTTCGATCAAATATGCATCAGAATTCTCGATCCTgcaaaaaattacaattaaaattgCTGATACAGTAATACTTGCAGTTGAGAAGCcatgaaaaacaagagaaaatcaaCATTTTAGTCCTCAAATTGCCTCGGTCGGACAATTTAAGCCCTCAATTTCCAAAACAGCAATTTAGTCCTCTAAACTAAAGAAGAACTTTAGTCAATTTAGTACCTCAACAAAAATATCTCCTTAAGAAACATCCATCAAAATCGATGAAAAACCGCATACTCTGTAGCATTGACACTTGTGATCCAAGATCAAAGGTGAGTCTGGTATCAGAGTCATAAATTGTCCCAACACTTAA from Vicia villosa cultivar HV-30 ecotype Madison, WI unplaced genomic scaffold, Vvil1.0 ctg.001104F_1_1, whole genome shotgun sequence encodes:
- the LOC131633305 gene encoding proline transporter 1-like isoform X1; this translates as MVPLGWIGGVVGLIIATAVSLYANALIAMLHEFGGTRHIRYRDLAGFIYGKKIYSLTWTLQYVNLFMINTGYIILAGSALKAVYVLFRDDDMMKLPHFIAIAGLVCAMFAICIPHLSALGVWLGFSTVLSLVYIVIALVLSLKDGIKSPPRDYGISGESTSKIFTTIGASANLVFAYNTGMLPEIQATIRQPVVKNMMKALYFQFTVGVLPLYLVTFAGYWAYGSSTETYLLNNVNGPIWVKALANIAAFLQSVIALHIFASPMYEYLDTKHGIKGSALAFKNLSFRVLVRGGYMALNTFVSALLPFLGDFMSLTGAISTFPLTFILAHHMYLRANKNKLKSTQKLWHWLNICFFAVMSVAATIAALRLIARDSKTYHVFADL
- the LOC131633305 gene encoding proline transporter 1-like isoform X2 yields the protein MINTGYIILAGSALKAVYVLFRDDDMMKLPHFIAIAGLVCAMFAICIPHLSALGVWLGFSTVLSLVYIVIALVLSLKDGIKSPPRDYGISGESTSKIFTTIGASANLVFAYNTGMLPEIQATIRQPVVKNMMKALYFQFTVGVLPLYLVTFAGYWAYGSSTETYLLNNVNGPIWVKALANIAAFLQSVIALHIFASPMYEYLDTKHGIKGSALAFKNLSFRVLVRGGYMALNTFVSALLPFLGDFMSLTGAISTFPLTFILAHHMYLRANKNKLKSTQKLWHWLNICFFAVMSVAATIAALRLIARDSKTYHVFADL